A single region of the Gorilla gorilla gorilla isolate KB3781 chromosome 1, NHGRI_mGorGor1-v2.1_pri, whole genome shotgun sequence genome encodes:
- the OR2G3 gene encoding LOW QUALITY PROTEIN: olfactory receptor 2G3 (The sequence of the model RefSeq protein was modified relative to this genomic sequence to represent the inferred CDS: substituted 1 base at 1 genomic stop codon) yields MGLANESSLMDFILLGFSDHPRLEAVLFVFVLFFYLLTLVGNFTIIIISYLDPPLHTPMYFFLSNLSLLDICFTTSLAPQTLVNLRRPKKTITYGGCVAQLYISLALGSTECILLAVMALDRYVAVCKPLHYVVIMNPRLCQQLASISXLSGLANSLIHATFTLQLPLCGNHRLDHFICEVPALLKLACVDTTVNELVLFVVSVLFVVIPPALISISYGFITQAVLRIKSVVARHKAFSTCSSHLTVVIIFYGTIIYMYLQPSDSYAQDQGKFISLFYTMVTPTLNPIIYTLRNKDMKEALRKLLSGKL; encoded by the coding sequence ATGGGATTGGCCAATGAGAGTTCCCTAATGGATTTCATCCTTCTAGGCTTCTCAGACCACCCTCGTCTGGAGGCTGTTCTCTTTGTATTTGTCCTTTTCTTCTACCTCCTGACCCTTGTGGGAAACTTCACCATAATCATCATCTCATACCTGGATCCCCCTCTTCATACCCCAATGTACTTTTTTCTCAGCAACCTCTCTTTACTGGACATCTGCTTCACTACTAGCCTTGCTCCTCAGACCTTAGTTAACTTGCGAAGACCAAAGAAGACGATCACTTACGGTGGTTGTGTGGCGCAACTCTATATTTCTCTGGCACTGGGCTCCACTGAATGTATCCTCTTGGCTGTCATGGCCTTGGATCGGTACGTTGCTGTCTGCAAACCTCTCCACTATGTAGTCATCATGAACCCACGGCTTTGCCAACAGCTGGCATCTATCTCCTGACTCAGTGGTTTGGCTAATTCCCTAATCCATGCAACTTTTACCTTGCAATTGCCTCTCTGTGGCAACCATAGGCTGGACCATTTTATTTGCGAAGTACCAGCTCTTCTCAAGTTGGCTTGTGTGGACACCACTGTCAATGAATTGGTGCTTTTTGTCGTTAGTGTTCTGTTTGTTGTCATTCCACCAGCACTCATCTCCATCTCCTATGGCTTCATAACTCAAGCTGTGCTGAGGATCAAATCAGTAGTGGCACGGCACAAAGCCTTCAGCACCTGCTCCTCCCACCTTACAGTGGTGATTATATTCTATGGCACCATAATCTACATGTACCTGCAACCTAGTGACAGCTATGCCCAGGACCAAGGGAAGTTTATCTCCCTCTTCTACACCATGGTGACCCCCACTTTAAATCCTATCATCTATACTTTAAGGAACAAGGATATGAAAGAGGCTCTGAGGAAACTTCTCTCGGGAAAATTGTGA